From Camelina sativa cultivar DH55 chromosome 20, Cs, whole genome shotgun sequence, the proteins below share one genomic window:
- the LOC104772318 gene encoding probable calcium-binding protein CML32 produces the protein MSIAKVFQRVDKNKDGKISLYEFAEAIRAFTPSVTSGELENMFGMLDVDGDGQIDLEEFVSGLALERWYNEETVLKKAFDMHDMDGDGKISASEIHFVLNRLGEKRTKEECVVMVQTFDADGDGFVDFEEFIGMMFLTNNI, from the coding sequence ATGTCTATTGCAAAGGTCTTCCAGAGAGTTGACAAGAACAAAGATGGGAAAATCTCATTGTACGAATTTGCCGAAGCAATACGCGCTTTTACTCCTTCAGTAACATCTGGAGAACTTGAAAATATGTTTGGAATGCTTGACGTGGATGGTGATGGTCAAATTGACTTGGAGGAATTTGTTTCGGGTTTGGCGCTAGAAAGGTGGTATAATGAAGAAACTGTTCTgaaaaaagcttttgatatgCATGATATGGATGGTGACGGGAAGATATCGGCGAGTGAGATTCATTTTGTGTTGAACCGTCTAGGAGAAAAGCGTACAAAAGAAGAATGTGTTGTGATGGTTCAAACTTTTGATGCAGACGGTGATGGCTTTGTGGACTTTGAAGAGTTTATAGGTATGATGTTTTTAactaacaatatataa
- the LOC104770049 gene encoding uncharacterized protein LOC104770049 — protein sequence MAFPACIQCGTRQNPCRCKVVGPTLGFVAFLITGIIEWPVGAVVYIFKHAKGRRIMGHPARHVYPKVSRSIPI from the coding sequence ATGGCGTTTCCAGCGTGTATTCAGTGCGGAACGAGGCAAAACCCTTGTCGGTGCAAAGTGGTCGGACCAACACTAGGGTTCGTGGCTTTTCTGATAACCGGAATCATCGAGTGGCCAGTTGGTGCGGTGGTTTATATCTTCAAACACGCCAAGGGTCGCCGTATCATGGGTCACCCAGCCAGACATGTATACCCCAAAGTGTCAAGATCTATCCCCATTTGA